The genomic window tgaaccacatttcgatgccagacgTGACatggggggtagaagaaggggagagaacaagagagaagaaggtggcgaagaccctcgcaagaaagtatcaacaatacaaacagcaacaaccacggaggcaattataatggtaacaataactacaaccagaactgagtaaactgggcagaagggagagggaaaaaaaagaaaacaaacaatactacaaaaaaaagcaaaaaaaaaccacaacaatgagataaataagacctatgaaatgaaaaatataagtaagcatgaacaaaatatcgtataccacgttcgcacaaataatacctataacaaataataccagtaacaaatccacacaacatcagttgttcacattaatctgctgtgacagagtgaaccaggcaaacagactaaggtgaagaacacaggcatgcaaccacaaccgcactccctccaaggataagggaccgaccaagagggtcccaaggcccggccatccagcagacaccacagagaggggagACGGGGcacaccccgatgccacagccaagcgccctgggggcccggaggcccacctccccatctcaccaagcccaacccccaaaccccacacaccccccagtcccccactcacccatacaagcacatgcgcacacacccactgactcccagacatacacaccacccatcccacatgttcgaccattcacagacacacacacaaacacctccactcatgccaatacacccacctacccacatgcacgcccacatgcacacatctacatgtacacacacacccacacatgtacccacactcatcaacagcccctcccacccacctgcacacacacctgcacacaccagacacgcGTATCTGGAGTGccagtgtagctgagaggagaaaagtgagcaaacttgctgaatcaaactttgtttaactcctgcagaagcaacgcctgtatgtatcaatcattctgttgtttgctaaataatttcacatgcaaacgtgtcgttagaaacatgttcatgacgttattttggatgtgtttattacaatgtgttattaacatgtttaagctaattcgtttatgctagcagtcgtagatgggttgctaattctttatgcaggctcatgttaagtttaagtaaattcattggttgtgtttaatatgccagcctttgaactaacctttacttatttacaatgtgaatgttgtattagcagtcgatttaagtttataataattacatctatgcattctccgtgaatatgcatatcattaatagacataactaattgaattattttgtctttattttatagtttcactgtcaatctgcatgatgtcaagtatgtaccttaaagctgcaaacttcaaagaggacatatcttgcatcgtcaattcagagtttagctcactgtctagctcagactaagtacagacgtcttagtAAGGACAGTACAgtcctattcttctgcctctgcttgtgtgcatgtagcgatgAGCTCAGCaggacaacaggtttcccaagaaaagccggacacccaaaacttctgtccaaatcttttacttgagactcactgtaaaactgaaacatacatacaaaatatgtctcagttctgttcattgccttagtacatttacatggcattatacatttaaataaatgggaaaaagatcgctagctcaatgctaacttgaatgggaaaatccatagacacgctaacgattagcatttacagattaacttaagatttacaatgtctttttatccagcaacaaaggttcacatcagagatattttatactattcattcttacaacacctgaacataaaatactcacaggcaaacgtttttcgggccatacagacagagtgaaagaaacatgtctgtttgttccttcttatgtccgaactgactacgggaacaccgcaaggacaaaacatatgttagtccaatttattccaaccactagagggccctctttgcttgcttttaacaactgaacatcacatattactgggcttattagtattagtacttagtGGGCTTAacactcctgtcaatcactcacaagcggaaataaactggtgtggacgtaaacatggagaaaagtaccggtcttttccatggacattttaaatgtcttcagatggtggggttgagaaggtcaaagttgtttggaagcactgcaatatggaatcatttttcatcactggagtacttcaagtctgaaatatcactgaaaggaaatacacgctgttgatgcccccccccccccccaataactaagcaattaatcgcgattaatgtcagaaatccacatgattaatcgcgattaaaaattttaatcgctgcccagcactaatatatacatacacacacatttatacatcaacacatatacatataaaatgaatgtatgtttacacacaaagTCGTTATAAATATATCTCATGAATACTTTAAAAGTACAAATAATAAggcatttgtttttttcaactcaGTCAGGAGACAAATTAGTCtttaaacataaagaaaaaatatttgacGTTTGTTGAtgttaaaatgtttattaaatGAACATATGGCTTTATATGACAGAGGACATGCGTCCGCTGTGATGGACAAGACTGTTGTAGACCCTGTCTATGTGAATGGGTACATGCCAGATAGAACTTAATCTGAAACTCTCAACCTGTAAATGGGTTGGTACCATACCCACAGTTTAACCAGGTTTTAACCAGGTGACGTTTAAGCAGGTGAGTTTAACCATTGACACTGACATTAAAACAGTGAACAGACTGAACACTGGAAGAACGACAAATAAACACGAACTGTACGCTTCACATAGTGTCCAATGAGCTATAGTAAAACATCAGGTGTTTTTGATTCACTAGTATTCTAAAGTTTTTCTGATTAGGTATTCTAAGGTGTTTTCATTGACAGGTTCTAAGGtgtttttgattgacaggtgactGCTGGCTTTTGGCTGCCATTGGCTCTCTGACTCTGAATGAGCAGCTGCTGCATCGTGTTGTTCCTCATGGACAGAGTTTCAGTGATGACGACTATGCCGGCATCTTCCACTTCCAGGTGAGAGTCGGTTCACACCTTAACAGTGTCCACTCTCTGTCTGTAGTTCTGTTTCCATCCAATCTTCTTCTCATCTTCGGTTCTGCAGCCTACATAGACCAGAcctccttctccctcttcttcctaATTCCTACCCCAGACTCCTGAAGGTCCCCTATAGGAGACCACAAGGGACATGGTGGAAGTCCACCAACTGCGTGTGGACCAGTAGGACAAATCCAGCACCTGATGGTAAAATGGGGCAGAGCTCCACAACCAGGACCACATTATTCCACAGAAGATTTTCCTAACTACCTTGGAGACCTCACTGTCAGTGATGAGAAGGTCCTCCTCTGAGTATCCAGATTCTACAAAAGGTGTGTTGGTGCGACTGAGAAGATCTTCAAGGTATTCCATCCACCAACTGATAATGTATCCAGTTGGGGTCAGTGGAGGTCTGTTCCCACTGCAAACAACATAGCTGAAGCACCACTTCCTCACCTGAGTAACCTGGTGGTTTAACAAAACTTCTATGAAGCTCTCCAAAAGTTGGGTTCCATATCATCAATGAACTCCTCCAACACCTGCATTCCATTCGTCCTGTTGGTCCCTGTCCTGTACTTACCTGCTGCAGTCGAAGCAGTGGGGGTTTTGAACATGGTCCATTCAGATTCTATGTCCCATGCCTTTCAGGATGCAGGTGAAGCTGTCAGAAGTAGGATTTGATGATCTCCTGAACAGGAGACCCTGATACACATTTCCTAGTCCACCCTCATTACACCTTTAGGTTTGATGAGCTCCATTTTCCTCCTCACcacaactcaccaccaggtgttGATCAGCTGGTAGATCACCTCCTCTAGGGTCTAAGACAtagtcacaagcctgatgacACAGCTACCAAGTTAATCACTGACCTGAAAACCCTTGTGCTCCAACATGTTTGTTGTGGACAAACTGTGGTGAATCCAATAACAGACACCACATGAGTTCAGATCAGGGTGCTCCTCAGGCTATTCCTTCAAACCAAACTCCTCCAGCTCTCACTGTTGTCTAACTCTAACCATAAGTGAGTGCTGAAGTCCAGTAGAAGGATGTAGTCCTAAGTGTGAACACCTTCTAGCACCACCTATGGACTCCAAAATCCAGGTACCATACAGATAATCAAAACCTGGTCCCTACCTTAAGATACAGAGATGATTCCTATATGTCAGTATAGTAAACCCACATGTGCACCATGTTCCTCCATACAAACTATCTGCAGCAGGTTGATTGCATGGTGCATTGAGGTGAGTCTGACTATTCATGGGTGGTATCTGTAGACCACCTGCACCAGCTCAGTCTTCTCCTTCCCTCTGGAGAAGTGACGTCCCCTGGTCTATAGATCTACCTTTGGTCCTAACATGGTTCCAGGGCAGGTCCAGTCCCTGATCTGGATCAAGGGTCTTGTTCCTTATATGTTCCTGACCGGGCATTGAatcaaaaaaaaatacagcttagATGATTTATAAAGATTCATGGTTCAACCAGGGTAACGACAGTAATGGAGAGTCAGGGCATattcctcagtctgtccatctgtgtgtctgtagatCTGGCAGTTTGGTGAGTGGGTGGACGTGGTGATCGACGACCGGCTACCGGTTAAAGATGGAGAGCTCCTGTTTGTCCACTCGGCAGAGAAGGCAGAGTTCTGGAGTGCTCTGTTGGAGAAGGCCTACGCCAAGTAAGCTCCTCACACTGTGGCATGAATAACtttaaaaagtgacatcaaaTACTTATATTTCACTAAAAGCAGCACAAGGATGAAGAAGTACTCCATGGAGTGATGGAGTACTCCatgtttagtttatttaatattttgttgtttactgtgtgttctctgggtttatttatcattttattgttgtttactcCTTGTTTACTGAGTTTATTTAATGATTTGTGGTTGGTTTGCCGTGgtgatttatgttttatttttttttctgttaggtTTGTGGgtctgttttattgttgttttttttgccactctATGATCACTGTGTTCACCTTGTTCTTCactgttttgtcatttgtttttgagGTTGAACGGTTCCTATGAGGCATTGTCAGGTGGAAGCACCACTGAAGGTTTTGAGGATTTCACAGGTGGTGTTGCTGAGATGTATGAGTTGAAGAAAGCTCCCAGAGACCTTCACCGCATCATCTCCAAAGCTCTGGAACGAGGCTCTCTGCTGGGTTGTTCCATCGATGTAAGTGTCTGAATCTTCTGACCATAAGTATCTGTACCTCAGAGTGTATCTGATGGGGTTCTGGTTTAATGGTCCCAATAATGGCAAACTGCTAATGGATGTTGCTAATGGTGTCCTGCTCAGATCACCAGTGCTTTTGACATGGAGGCAGTCACCTTCAAGAAGCTGGTGAAAGGCCACGCCTACTCAGTCACAGGAATTCGACAGGTAACAGAAATGTGACATGTGGACCTTCACAATGTTTGTTCATGTGACAGAAGGTCTTCATTAACTTCTGTTTCTATGTGCAGGTGGAGCACCAAGGGCAACCTCAGCGTCTGATCCGGATCAGGAACCCATGGGGGCAGGTAGAATGGACCGGAGCTTGGAGCGACAGGTGAGCTCAGTCCAAACTCTACCCAGAACCTTCTGATAAATATGTCCATCAGATGACGTGAACCTGCTGAtcctgtgtttcagttcttcagAGTGGGATTTTGTGGATCCTGCAGAGAGAGAGGAGCTGCTGCAGAAGAAGGAGGACGGAGAGTTCTGGTAGGACCACCTCAGAAGAAGATCAGACCACACTGAGCCTGTCCATATGGTAATCTGTCTCTGTGTCCTCCTGTGCGTTCATCTGTGTGTTCACTTGTGTGTCAACAGGATGTCCTTCCAGGAGTTCTTGCGTCAGTTCTCACGGTTGGAGATCTGTAACTTGACTCCAGATGCTCTGAGTCAGGATTCCACTAAGTCATGGAACACCGTGATGTTTGAGGGAGGCTGGAGGAGAGGCAGCACAGCCGGAGGCTGCAGGAACCACCCCAGTAAGAACCATAACCAGGTCcagagacagaaccagaaccaaaataaaaaaacagaaccagattcagtaccagaaccagaatcaaaatcagaaccAAATCCAGATCAGACTAGCGGGTTTTATTTCAGGGGCAGGATTAGATGAATGGGCAGGGTTTTAGAGGTTAATGTCACAATCTGTAAAGAGTCAGCAAAGCACGACTTTCTGTTtgtgagggtcaaaggtcagcttcaCTGTGACATCATACTGTTGTGTACTCCTGTGATACTACCCATTTTGCATGATGCCTCTTCAGACACATTCTGGATCAACCCTCAGTATAAGATCCACCTCCTGGAGGAGGACGACGACCCTGAGGACGATGAGGTGGCCTGCAGCTTCCTGGTGGCTCTGATGCAGAAGGACCGCCGCCGCTTCCGCCACCATGGACATGACATGCAAACCATTGGATTTGCCATctatgaggtcagaggtcaaatgcTCCAATATGGACACACGCCATTTGTTCAAATTCATGGTTTTACATCTCAGAGCAGATGATGACACCACATCTAACTGATGGTGTTTGTATCGTTACAGGTTCCAGATGAGGTGacaccacattaaccctttcatttacATCACAATGACCCtttcatttacattacattaatcCTTTCATTTacatcacattaaccctttcatttacatcacattaaccttttcatttacttcacattaaccctttcatttacatcacattaaccctttcctttgcatcatattaaccctttcatttacACCACATTAGCCCTTTCATTTACATCACATCAACCCTTTCATTTACTTCATATTAACCCCTTTATTTACATCACATTGATCCtttcatttacattacattaactctttcatttacaacacattaaccttttcatttacatcacattaaccctttcatttacattacattaaccctttcatttacttcacattaaccctttcattcacatCACATGAACCCTTTCATTTACTTCACATTAATCCTTTAATTTCAGTTCTGTGGACGTCCCAGTGTCCATATGAAGAAGGACTTCTTCCTGCGTCACTCATCCTGCGCTCGCTCTGAGACCTTCATCAACCTGCGAGAGGTGACCTCAAGGCTCCGCCTCCCGCCGGGGGAATACCTGATCATCCCATCGACCTTTGAACCCAGTAAAGAGGCAGACTTCATCCTACGTGTTTTCACTGAGAAACAGTCAGAGACACAGTGAGTTTGGAGATGCTGGTGTGGTTTATGGTGGTTTCTTGGCATTGGAGAGTTCTGTTCTACTATCGTTCTTGTTCTGTGTCACGTGTTGTTGCTATGTCTGTTTTCACATTGTTAACATGTGGTTGTGGATCTGCAGGGAAATGGACGACTGCATCATGGTCAAGTTTGAAGACGAGGTGAAGTCAAGTGTCCCAATTTACTGTTGTTGATGGTTGTCATGGTGACTCAAACTCTTCTTCGTCTTGGTCTTTTTCTGCAGGAGGATGTCTCAGAGGGCGACATTGATGAGTCCTTCAGGTCCATGTTTGCTCAGCTGTCGGGAGACGTGAGTCCACATCCACATGGTCTGGTCTGGTGTAAAACCATGAAACCCATTCACACAGGACGtcctcattcattcactcatttattttatttcatctatGGTTGAATGCGTTTATGACTCAGGTCTGTGACGACACCAGTTCAATGTGTCTCCAAATGGTTGTGGTTCTGGACTCTGATCCGGTTCAGGTGGTTCTACTGTCCTCTGAACCTGGTCCTGTTGATGTTTTCAGGACATGGAGATCTCTGTGAGGGAACTGAAGACCATCCTGAACCGAGTCGTGTCCAAACGTAAGTGGGTCCATCTCAGTCTACCTCAGTCCACCTCACTCCACATCTGTCCGCCTCAGTCCACATCAGTTCACATCAGTCCCCATCAATCCACATCAATCCACCGCAGTCAACCTCAGTCCACATCTCAGTCCACATCAGTCGACTTGAGTCCATATCAGTCCGCCTCAGTTCACAACAATCCACATCAGACCACCTCAGTCTACATCAAATCACATCAGTCCACCTCAGTCTACATCTGTAGCAATTTGAGGCGTAACCAATGGTGTGAGGTTTGAAAGGTTATGTGATGTTTGTACCATTTCTGCAGACAGAGACCTGCAGACGGACGGGTTTAGCATGGAGTCCTGCAGGTCCATGGTCAGCCTCATGGATGTATCCTTCtctggtcaaaggtcatgaccCAGTGAACAGTTTACTAGTACACGTGTGAGCCAGTTTGTCCTGAACCAGAATTCAGAAAGATGGCAGCGCTCGGCTCGGCCTCATGGAGTTTCAAATCCTCTGGAATAAGATCCGAAAGTGGCTGGTGAGTCCAGAGACATCGGATCTGAAAGGTTGAGGAGAAAGCCACAAAGTGAACTGTACCATGTCCTGGGTCCATGATGTACCTGTTCCTCTCCATTGCCCCCTGCTGACCAGATGTTGTACAACTTATATCCAATGAGAAATAGGACACGTTCATCTTTTTCCTAAATGTGATTTTGGTTGTTTGTAGTTGATTTCTTGGGTATGTTTATGATCAGACCATCATGTTTgtgattaatatgtttttattagttatttgatgttttgaaatgggtgattgacagctgtaaccaATCAGATGCAGGGTTTGGCTTTATTTTCACAATGGATGGAAACGTATCATTACATCCATCACTTTTTAATAGAGAGGTTAAGCTCCACCTCCCCCACTGGAGGACCACGAACAGATCAGACAAAGGATGAGTTGATAAATTCTACCAAAAATAACTGATATCCTTGTGTATTATTGGCTCACATCTCACAGAATAGCATGGGGGAACGGGGCTTATGAGTGATACCGCAGACAACCACGGGGGAGATGAAGTGTTCACATCCATCTTTATTTTCAGTCGACAGCTGCAATGACTGttgggtcatgtgactgcagAGTAACAGGAGACAACATTAATTACACACTGATACATTTAATCTGATTTAATGATTTGTTAAACGTTTCTGAAACGGTTTTAATTAACATTCAGTGAAGTCGTCGTATTTGTTAAATAGGTCTtgacatgtgttgaatcagaGCTGTGTTCAGTGATTTTATTTCCACAgaacatttctacattttcttcaGCTCTTCAGCTCGTCTCCGATCAACCTCTAATGTGGTGTTAATGGCCTTCCCTATAAAATGACATCATTGACACTGTGTCCTGGTCTCTGCAGGGAATCTTCCGTCAGTTCGATCTGGATAAATCTGGATGCATGAATTCCTATGAGATGCGCCT from Sphaeramia orbicularis chromosome 1, fSphaOr1.1, whole genome shotgun sequence includes these protein-coding regions:
- the LOC115432131 gene encoding calpain-1 catalytic subunit-like, with protein sequence MQNRMLSGTAERLQKDRQQASGLGSVQQAVRYLNQDYNNIKGLRLRTGTLFDDPTFPAEPASLGFKELAPGSVKTRGVEWKRPPELVDNPQFIVGGATRTDICQGALGDCWLLAAIGSLTLNEQLLHRVVPHGQSFSDDDYAGIFHFQIWQFGEWVDVVIDDRLPVKDGELLFVHSAEKAEFWSALLEKAYAKLNGSYEALSGGSTTEGFEDFTGGVAEMYELKKAPRDLHRIISKALERGSLLGCSIDITSAFDMEAVTFKKLVKGHAYSVTGIRQVEHQGQPQRLIRIRNPWGQVEWTGAWSDSSSEWDFVDPAEREELLQKKEDGEFWMSFQEFLRQFSRLEICNLTPDALSQDSTKSWNTVMFEGGWRRGSTAGGCRNHPNTFWINPQYKIHLLEEDDDPEDDEVACSFLVALMQKDRRRFRHHGHDMQTIGFAIYEVPDEFCGRPSVHMKKDFFLRHSSCARSETFINLREVTSRLRLPPGEYLIIPSTFEPSKEADFILRVFTEKQSETQEMDDCIMVKFEDEEDVSEGDIDESFRSMFAQLSGDDMEISVRELKTILNRVVSKHRDLQTDGFSMESCRSMVSLMDKDGSARLGLMEFQILWNKIRKWLGIFRQFDLDKSGCMNSYEMRLALENGGVTLNNRLYQQLVARYADNEIIDFDNFTCCLIKLETMCKAFQELDEHRTEMIELNFTEWLCLTMCG